One genomic segment of Cottoperca gobio chromosome 21, fCotGob3.1, whole genome shotgun sequence includes these proteins:
- the gpr156 gene encoding LOW QUALITY PROTEIN: probable G-protein coupled receptor 156 (The sequence of the model RefSeq protein was modified relative to this genomic sequence to represent the inferred CDS: deleted 1 base in 1 codon), producing the protein MQPKDACVKVDGLASVMEPELNCSSRCDSTLCFIHPGVHRQEGLDILQRLCSLSTMAVELPRRSLSPVLSAVVWMLLSCGILLAFGFLLFTLRFKNNRIVKMSSPNLNVLTLFGSVLTYSSGFLFAVGERSHSQDGASTAVLQARMWTLCVGSTLVFGPILGKTWRLYRVFTQRVPDKRVIIRDIQLMGMVALLIVVDMLVLTAWNLTDPIKCSRSVGAVVKVVEKDVSYSLSQLDSCSSVYSDLWVILIAVQKGCLLLYGTYLAGLTSNVSHPPVNQSPTIITAVTLVTLFSAVAVPVTMFLQAWPNLVYCTVAGAIFICTLATNCMLFVPQLTQWRQFEEDHNNPSQMAKYFSSPSKSQPSVYSQDEMYYLLGENNSMKKLLNERNAAIDSLQEQVNNAKDKLLRLMSASQPAEDMDSSNTNLNSSSTQTTELQSDGPSSSSLPQRVTKSQLSPPHLSSPLTAAVVTLSSEPPYAPSSSTPIAASSPLHGDIYNSENLIGVSTTGLTGRDTAERGAGEDLKQPVSLQSPGSLRTAEETIHFVTSLQSPRGLNPSQVETFNNQSGLTSQLGPKARPTGFVSSEQLQEILQELSVDAVMEIALRSPGQMSRRPSQLKFTESSALSPLSLRTPRSSHPPVLFRYPSISPYAMRKRRPPFQSSRRGLAPPCVYVGSEAAGCVKIRDNCEHKNPGKHPDAFTVDGTLLQVHNTELDLEEEEEEEEDAEGNEAIRKRRRRVSRSHRCSVLPCADHTTPPDVEAGVDNEQHHRHIRDSCGYWDSDSSSSTDYCYYHRPYCDSCLQRGSLLSSDTSSDSSDSEYEGYANLYRSPHPVVFKEDLKPTFV; encoded by the exons ATGCAGCCGAAG GATGCGTGTGTGAAAGTGGACGGACTAGCGTCAGTCATGGAGCCTGAGCTGAACTGCAGCTCCCGGTGTGATTCCACACTCTGCTTCATCCACCCAGGAGTCCACAGACAGGAGGGCCTCGACATTCTGCAGAGACTATGCAGTCTCAGCACG atggcAGTGGAGCTCCCAAGGCGGTCTCTCTCCCCAGTGTTAAGTGCTGTAGTGTGGATGCTGCTCTCCTGTGGCATCCTGCTGGCTTTCggcttcctcctcttcaccctGCGCTTCAAAAACAACAG GATAGTGAAGATGTCCAGTCCCAACCTGAATGTCCTGACTCTCTTTGGAAGTGTCCTCACCTACAGCAGCGGCTTCCTGTTTGCCGTTGGTGAACGATCACACTCACAAGATGGAGCATCCACAGCGGTGCTACAA GCTCGGATGTGGACTCTTTGTGTCGGCAGTACCCTGGTGTTTGGCCCAATTTTGGGGAAGACGTGGAGACTGTACAGAGTGTTCACCCAGCGAGTTCCTGACAAGAGAGTG ATAATCCGAGACATCCAGCTGATGGGCATGGTGGCTCTGTTGATCGTGGTGGACATGCTGGTTCTCACCGCCTGGAACCTCACCGACCCCATCAAGTGTTCGCGATCTGTCGGAGCTGTAGTCAAG GTGGTGGAGAAAGACGTTTCCTACTCTTTGTCCCAGCTGGactcctgctcctctgtgtACTCGGATCTATGGGTTATCCTTATTGCTGTTCAGAAG GGTTGTCTTCTCCTCTATGGGACTTATCTAGCTGGGCTGACCAGCAACGTCAGCCACCCTCCAGTCAACCAGTCTCCCACCATCATAACAGCCGTCACTTTGGTCACCCTGTTTTCCGCTGTGGCCGTTCCTGTTACCATGTTCCTGCAGGCTTGGCCCAACCTGGTCTACTGCACTGTAGCTGGAGCCATTTTCATCTGCACACTGGCTACCAACTGCATGCTGTTTGTGCCTCAG CTGACCCAGTGGCGGCAGTTTGAAGAAGACCACAACAACCCAAGTCAGATGGCCAAGTATTTCAGCAGCCCCAGTAAGAGCCAGCCCTCGGTGTACAGCCAGGATGAGATGTATTACCTGCTTGGGGAAAACAACTCCATGAAAAAACTCCTTAATGAG AGGAACGCTGCGATTGACAGTCTGCAGGAGCAGGTGAACAATGCCAAGGATAAACTCCTGCGACTCAtgtcagccagccagccagccgaGGACATGGACTCTTCCAACACCAACCTCAACTCCTCCTCCACTCAGACCACAGAGCTTCAGTCTGACggcccttcttcttcttctctacctCAAAGAGTCACTAAATCCCAACTTTCTCCaccccatctctcctctcccctcactGCAGCTGTTGTGACGCTGTCATCTGAGCCTCCCTATGCTCCAAGCTCCTCAACCCCCAttgctgcttcctctcctctccatggTGATATTTATAATAGTGAAAACTTAATAGGTGTTTCTACCACTGGCCTT ACAGGCAGAGATACAGCTGAGAGGGGAGCAGGGGAGGATCTTAAACAGCCTGTGTCCCTCCAGTCCCCTGGCTCACTCAGGACAGCAGAAGAGACAATTCACTTTGTCACTTCCCTACAATCTCCTAGAGGGTTAAACCCCTCTCAGGTTGAAACTTTCAACAATCAGAGTGGCCTAACATCCCAGCTCGGACCAAAAGCCAGACCGACTGGTTTTGTCAGCAGCGAGCAGTTGCAGGAGATCCTCCAGGAGCTGAGTGTGGATGCAGTCATGGAAATTGCACTTCGATCACCGGGTCAGATGTCTAGAAGGCCTTCTCAGCTAAAATTTACAGAATCCTCCGCACTTTCCCCTCTCTCACTGCGGACACCACGCTCATCTCATCCACCTGTTCTCTTCCGCTACCCCAGCATCTCCCCCTACGCGATGAGGAAGCGCCGGCCGCCCTTCCAATCCTCCAGAAGAGGGTTGGCCCCTCCCTGTGTCTACGTAGGCTCAGAGGCTGCTGGTTGTGTAAAGATAAGGGACAACTGTGAACACAAAAATCCAGGCAAGCACCCTGACGCGTTCACTGTGGATGGTACCCTCCTCCAGGTTCACAACACTGAACTCgatctggaggaggaggaggaggaggaggaagatgcagAAGGGAATGAAGCGATAAGAAAGCGTCGGAGGCGTGTTTCAAGGTCCCACAGATGTTCAGTCTTGCCCTGCGCAGATCACACAACTCCACCTGATGTGGAAGCGGGTGTTGATAATGAGCAGCACCACAGACATATTAGAGACTCCTGTGGGTACTGGGACTCTGACTCTAGCAGTTCAACAGACTACTGTTACTACCACCGTCCGTACTGTGACTCCTGCCTGCAGCGAGGCTCTCTCCTGTCCTCAGACACCTCCTCAGACTCCTCTGACAGCGAGTACGAAGGCTACGCCAACCTGTACCGCTCCCCACACCCTGTGGTGTTCAAAGAAGACCTCAAACCCACCTTTGTATGA
- the LOC115026018 gene encoding zinc-binding protein A33-like produces the protein MATAGSVLTEEQLLCPICLDLFNQPVSTPCGHNFCRDCIQGYWQSANLSQCPMCKQKFYRRPDLKVNIFISDVASQFKKSLEKKDEDEASTVDQYSGHKGEVACDVCVGKGVKALKSCLNCLGSFCETHLEPHHVLGTFKKHHLINPMMNMQDRVCRKHEKLLDRFCNTDQTYVCQICIKRDHNAHHTVPIEDESRDRRAQIGRINSEVEEMIHSRLEKISEINQTVLLSRGNTEREIEESLQVFNNLLHFVQRGQAELIEVIGAKQRQVEGSARGLILELEQEIDELRRRNAELEQLSRTEDDLYLIQSFPAFSTLPATKDWSDSCVESAVYVGTVRRAVRRVACQLEETVKAEVKRLCETEFQRAQRCTVDVTLDPDTAHPKLVLSENKKQVYHGDVALRPPDDLERFYPGVSVLAKEGFSSGRLYYEVQVKGKTEWDIGVGLQSVNRKGGNTLNPETGYWALGMRKDKSYWALSSTPIRVPLVGKPQRVGVYVDLEWGQVSFYDVESASHIYSFTGYSFSERIFPYFNPRRNHAGVNSAPMIISPVNV, from the coding sequence ATGGCTACTGCTGGCAGTGTGCTGACTGAGGAGCAGCTTCTTTGCCCTATCTGTCTGGATTTGTTCAACCAACCGGTCTCCACTCCTTGTGGGCACAACTTCTGCAGGGATTGCATACAAGGATACTGGCAGAGCGCTAATCTGTCGCAGTGCCCAATGTGCAAGCAGAAGTTCTACAGGAGGCCTGACCTCAAAGTTAACATCTTCATATCCGATGTGGCTTCTCAGTTCAAGAAGTCATTGGAAAAGAAAGACGAAGATGAAGCCAGCACTGTGGACCAATATTCAGGCCATAAAGGAGAAGTtgcatgtgatgtgtgtgttgggaaaGGAGTCAAGGCTCTTAAATCATGCCTCAACTGTTTGGGCTCCTTCTGTGAGACCCACCTGGAGCCCCATCATGTTCTAGGCACATTCAAGAAACACCACCTGATCAACCCCATGATGAACATGCAAGACAGAGTGTGTAGGAAGCACGAGAAACTCCTGGACCGGTTCTGTAACACGGACCAGACTTATGTGTGCCAGATCTGCATTAAGAGAGACCACAATGCTCATCACACTGTACCTATAGAGgatgagagcagagacaggagagCTCAAATTGGAAGAATAAATTCAGAGGTGGAGGAAATGATTCACAGCCGACTTGAGAAAATCAGCGAAATCAATCAAACCGTTCTGCtcagcagaggaaacacagaaagagagattgAAGAGAGTTTGCAAGTCTTCAACAATCTGCTCCACTTTGTCCAGAGAGGTCAAGCTGAGTTGATAGAGGTGATCGGTGCAAAGCAGAGGCAAGTTGAAGGCAGCGCCAGAGGACTCATCCtggagctggagcaggagatcgACGAGCTGAGGCGGAGAAACGCTGAGCTGGAACAGCTCTCACGCACCGAAGACGATCTCTACCTTATCCAGAGTTTTCCAGCTTTCTCCACACTGCCAGCTACCAAAGACTGGTCTGACAGCTGCGTAGAAAGTGCTGTATATGTGGGCACAGTGAGGAGAGCAGTCAGAAGAGTAGCGTgtcagctggaggagacagTAAAGGCCGAGGTGAAGAGGCTGTGTGAGACCGAATTTCAAAGGGCTCAGCGGTGTACTGTGGATGTGACTCTGGACCCTGATACAGCTCATCCCAAACTGGTGCTGTCTGAAAACAAGAAACAGGTCTATCACGGTGACGTAGCGCTCAGACCCCCTGACGACTTGGAGAGATTTTACCCTGGTGTCAGCGTTTTGGCCAAGGAGGGTTTCTCCTCTGGCAGGTTGTACTATGAAGTCCAAGTGAAAGGCAAGACGGAGTGGGATATTGGAGTTGGGCTTCAATCTGTCAACAGAAAAGGAGGGAATACACTAAACCCTGAAACAGGCTACTGGGCCCTGGGGATGAGAAAAGACAAGAGCTACTGGGCCCTCAGCAGCACTCCTATCCGTGTGCCGCTGGTCGGGAAGCCCCAGAGAGTTGGGGTGTATGTAGATCTAGAGTGGGGGCAGGTTTCTTTCTACGACGTGGAATCTGCTTCTCACATCTACTCATTCACTGGCTACTCATTCAGTGAAAGAATTTTCCCCTACTTTAACCCTCGGCGTAATCATGCCGGGGTCAACTCTGCTCCGATGATCATCTCCCCTGTTAACGTCTGA